One region of Termitidicoccus mucosus genomic DNA includes:
- a CDS encoding TPR end-of-group domain-containing protein has product MSRKDDHAFEISFYESVLRHEPDYTDVMELLGGLYTKVGRIADGLEMDRRLVQLLPDNATAHYNLACSLALSARKPDALRALARAIELGYDDRRWMLKDPDLAEFRGDPEFERLLAKIGGKGKA; this is encoded by the coding sequence ATGAGTCGAAAAGACGACCATGCCTTTGAAATCAGTTTTTATGAATCCGTGCTCCGCCACGAACCGGACTACACCGACGTGATGGAGCTGCTGGGCGGGCTCTATACCAAAGTCGGGCGCATCGCCGACGGGCTGGAAATGGACCGCCGGCTCGTGCAACTCCTGCCGGACAACGCCACCGCGCACTACAACCTCGCGTGCAGCCTCGCGCTGAGCGCCCGCAAACCCGACGCCCTCCGCGCCCTCGCCCGCGCCATCGAGCTCGGCTACGACGACCGCAGATGGATGCTCAAGGACCCGGACCTCGCGGAATTCAGGGGCGATCCGGAGTTCGAACGCCTTTTGGCAAAAATCGGCGGAAAAGGTAAAGCCTGA
- the priA gene encoding replication restart helicase PriA: protein MFVGVHPLAGFDKLLHYRVPESLRAHMQVGSLVRVPVVNRLHLGIVGEIGPPRDFPLERLKNVAQLVHPFPALTGDLLGLARWMAAYYACGIDTIIEAMLPAAVRNGAGLKQEKLLALARPLGIDELETLNRRAPQQAKLYAFLAQQFKPQKKSLVLARLGITAATAAALVKRGVIREEIRRIERVAYADDWSTGELVATQPPALNPEQRAATDALAASLHAARFGVTLLHGVTGSGKTEVYLHAVHEALAAGGGVIFLVPEVALTPQTVARLRGRLEAIAPGHRAVVWHSHLSEGERLDGWLALATGETRVVVGARSAVFAPVQNLRLIVVDEEHEPAYKQDETPRYHGRDVAVMRAKLADALCLLGSATPSLESFANAEAGKYALLQLTQRIDDRRLPDIDIVDMRIEVMSSRGLTTLSRRLVNAMQARFERREQTILFINRRGYSSSMLCTECGHVEECEHCSIAMTYHRADERLRCHLCGAERPAPARCPKCGSPKIRWRGLGTQRVEEAVRRVLPRARIERMDTDTMSRKNRFREVLAQFRAGKIDILVGTQMIGKGLDFPNVTLVGLIDADISMHIPDFRANERTFQLLVQVAGRAGRGDRAGEVVVQTFTPQAESIQFSRHADFAGFAASELKMRRDFRYPPYRHLIHHLFRGPNPEKLQFFAEQWARLVERELGNRVELRGPSPSPIEKIKDEYRYQLWYFTAAVTKVVADLARLRAGFPWPEDIVQVMDVDPVSLM from the coding sequence ATGTTTGTGGGCGTCCATCCACTCGCCGGCTTCGACAAGCTCCTGCACTACCGCGTGCCGGAGTCGCTTCGCGCGCACATGCAGGTCGGCTCGCTCGTCCGCGTGCCCGTCGTCAACCGCCTGCACCTCGGCATCGTCGGCGAGATCGGCCCGCCGCGCGATTTCCCGCTGGAGCGGCTCAAAAACGTCGCCCAGCTCGTCCACCCCTTTCCCGCGCTGACCGGCGACCTGCTCGGCCTCGCGCGCTGGATGGCCGCCTATTACGCGTGCGGCATCGACACCATCATCGAGGCCATGCTCCCCGCCGCCGTGCGCAATGGCGCCGGTTTGAAACAGGAAAAACTCCTCGCCCTCGCGCGCCCGCTCGGCATCGACGAACTCGAAACCCTCAACCGCCGCGCGCCGCAGCAGGCGAAGCTCTACGCCTTTCTCGCGCAGCAGTTCAAACCCCAGAAAAAATCCCTCGTCCTCGCGCGCCTTGGCATCACCGCCGCCACCGCAGCCGCGCTCGTGAAACGCGGCGTCATCCGCGAGGAAATCCGCCGCATCGAGCGCGTCGCCTACGCCGACGACTGGTCCACCGGCGAACTCGTCGCCACGCAGCCGCCCGCGCTCAACCCCGAGCAGCGCGCCGCCACCGATGCGCTCGCGGCCTCGCTGCACGCGGCCCGCTTCGGCGTCACGCTGCTCCACGGCGTCACCGGCTCGGGCAAGACCGAGGTTTACCTGCACGCCGTCCACGAGGCGCTCGCGGCCGGCGGCGGCGTGATTTTTCTCGTGCCCGAGGTCGCGCTCACCCCGCAAACCGTCGCGCGCCTGCGAGGACGCCTCGAGGCCATCGCGCCCGGCCATCGCGCCGTGGTCTGGCACAGCCACCTGAGCGAAGGCGAACGGCTCGACGGCTGGCTCGCGCTCGCCACCGGCGAAACCCGCGTGGTGGTCGGCGCCCGCTCCGCCGTTTTTGCGCCCGTGCAAAACCTGCGCCTCATCGTCGTGGACGAAGAGCACGAGCCCGCCTACAAGCAGGACGAGACCCCGCGCTACCACGGGCGCGACGTGGCCGTCATGCGCGCCAAGCTCGCGGACGCGCTCTGCCTGCTCGGCTCCGCCACACCCTCGCTCGAATCCTTCGCCAACGCCGAGGCCGGCAAATACGCCCTTCTCCAGCTCACCCAGCGCATCGACGACCGCCGCCTCCCCGACATCGACATCGTGGACATGCGCATCGAGGTCATGAGCTCGCGCGGCCTCACCACGCTTTCCCGCCGCCTGGTCAACGCCATGCAGGCCCGCTTCGAGCGCCGCGAGCAGACCATCCTCTTCATCAACCGCCGCGGTTACTCGTCGAGCATGCTCTGCACCGAGTGCGGCCACGTCGAGGAGTGCGAGCATTGCAGCATCGCGATGACCTACCACCGCGCCGACGAGCGCCTGCGCTGCCACCTTTGCGGCGCCGAGCGCCCCGCGCCCGCGCGCTGTCCCAAGTGCGGCTCGCCCAAAATCCGCTGGCGCGGCCTCGGCACCCAGCGCGTCGAGGAGGCCGTGCGCCGCGTGCTCCCGCGCGCGCGTATCGAACGCATGGATACGGACACCATGTCGCGCAAGAACCGCTTCCGCGAGGTGCTCGCGCAGTTCCGCGCCGGCAAGATCGACATCCTCGTGGGCACGCAGATGATCGGCAAGGGGCTCGATTTTCCCAATGTCACGCTCGTCGGCCTCATCGACGCGGACATCTCGATGCACATCCCCGATTTCCGCGCCAACGAGCGCACCTTCCAGCTCCTCGTGCAGGTCGCGGGCCGCGCCGGCCGCGGGGACCGCGCCGGCGAGGTCGTGGTGCAGACCTTCACGCCGCAGGCCGAGTCCATCCAGTTCTCCCGCCACGCCGATTTCGCCGGTTTCGCCGCGAGCGAGCTGAAAATGAGGCGCGACTTTCGCTACCCGCCGTATCGGCACCTCATCCACCATCTCTTCCGCGGACCGAATCCGGAGAAACTGCAATTCTTCGCCGAGCAATGGGCCCGCCTCGTCGAACGCGAGCTGGGCAACCGCGTCGAACTGCGCGGCCCGTCTCCGTCGCCGATCGAAAAGATCAAGGACGAATACCGCTACCAGCTCTGGTATTTCACCGCCGCCGTCACCAAGGTCGTGGCCGACCTGGCCCGCCTCCGGGCCGGGTTTCCCTGGCCCGAGGACATTGTCCAGGTCATGGATGTGGACCCGGTGAGCCTGATGTGA
- a CDS encoding Fur family transcriptional regulator, producing MNNEASRDKFKSYLSTKGLRVTNQRLAIFEAAFAQKEHFTAEELLDFARDIDDSVSRATVYRTLPIMIESSLVREVDIGKNLKYYLPNTDNNTQVAQIICTDCDKIFEINAPFMEWYGNSVSTKLGLTPVSQRLQVNAHCNSFRQHGTCKNRPH from the coding sequence GTGAATAACGAAGCTTCCCGCGATAAATTCAAATCCTACCTCTCCACGAAGGGCCTTCGCGTCACCAACCAGCGTCTGGCGATTTTTGAGGCTGCCTTTGCGCAGAAAGAGCACTTCACCGCCGAGGAACTGCTCGATTTTGCCCGCGACATCGACGATTCCGTATCCCGCGCCACCGTTTACCGCACCCTGCCCATCATGATCGAAAGCTCGCTCGTGCGCGAGGTCGATATCGGCAAAAACCTCAAGTATTACCTGCCCAATACCGATAATAACACGCAGGTTGCCCAGATCATTTGCACGGATTGCGACAAGATTTTCGAAATCAACGCGCCATTCATGGAATGGTATGGCAATTCCGTCTCGACCAAGCTCGGCCTCACTCCGGTCTCGCAGCGCCTGCAGGTCAACGCGCATTGCAATTCCTTCCGCCAGCACGGGACGTGCAAGAACCGGCCGCACTGA